GCCGGCTCGACGTGCTCGTCGGCAATGCCGGCGTGCTCGGCAAGCTGATGCCGCTCGGCCACGTCGACCCGAAGGTCTGGTCGAACGTGATGGACGTCAACGTCACGGCGAACTGGCGCCTGATCCGCTCCCTCGACCCGCTGCTGCGGCGCTCCGATGCCGGGCGGGCGGTGTTCGTCACCTCCGGCGCGGCCTCGTCGTGCCGGGCCTATTGGGGGCCCTACGCGGTGTCGAAGGCGGCGCTCGAGGCGCTGGTGCGGACCTACGCGGCCGAGACCGCGACCACGCCGGTGCGCGCGATGCTGCTCAATCCCGGGCCGCTCCGCACCGCGATGCGCAAGGCCGCGATGCCCGGGGAGGACCCGGAGACCCTGCGCACGCCCGAGGACCTGGCGCCCCACATCGTCCGCATGGCGAGCCCGGACTGGAGCGGGAGCGGCACGATCTTCGACTTCCCGACCGGGCAGATCCTGACGCCGCAGAAGCCGGCCTGAACGGGCGGGACCGCGGCGGCGCACGCCGCGGTCCGCATCGACGGATCACGATCGGGCATCCCCCTCCCCGCTCGAGAGCGGGAATGCCAGGCGACCCGGCCGGCGGCTTCGCGGGAGGGACGCCGACGGCACTTCGCGCCACGGGATGCCGCAGGGTGCCGCGCCTTCCCGCTTCGGTAAAAATACGTTTTTTGTATCTTTCTCAGAATTCGCTCACGTCGGACTGAGCGTTTACAACTCAAATTACCAGTTCCTAAGACCTATGTCCTGGTGTTGACATTTTTCCGTTTACGGCCGCCCTCACTTAAGGCTGTATTAGTGTTCTGGTCCGCAACAAGGACGCAGGGGCATACTCGGCTCCAGTCCCCCGGGCAGAACCGATGACGGAACGGACCGCCGTGACCGCAAGCACCGACGTCCTGTACCGCCTCCTCGTCCAAGGGGTGACCGACTACGCGATCTACATGCTCGATCCGAGCGGCATGGTGGTGAATTGGAACGCCGGGGCGGCGCGGATCAAGCGTTACGCCGCCGCCGAGATCGTGGGACGGCACTTCTCGTGCTTCTACGGCGCGGAGGACCGGGCGGCGGGCCTGCCGGAAGCCGGCCTGCGCCAGGCCCGCGAGACCGGACGGTTCGAGGCCGAGGGCTGGCGCTTCCGCCGCGACGGCACCTCGTTCTGGGCCCACGTCGTCATCGACGCCATCCGGGACGACGACGGCCGCCTCATCGGCTTCGCCAAGATCACCCGCGACCGCACCGACCAGCAGCGCCTGCTCCAGCAGCATCGCGAGGAGGAGCGCCGGTTCCGGCTCCTCGTCCAGGGCGTGACCGATTGCGCACTCTACATGCTCGATCCGACCGGGATCGTC
The sequence above is drawn from the Methylobacterium terrae genome and encodes:
- a CDS encoding SDR family NAD(P)-dependent oxidoreductase; this encodes MAGTPLPHKPLADRIAVVTGASRGIGRAASLALAAAGAHVIAVARTQGALEELDDAVRAAGGSATLVPLDLCDYDAIDRLGAAIHERWGRLDVLVGNAGVLGKLMPLGHVDPKVWSNVMDVNVTANWRLIRSLDPLLRRSDAGRAVFVTSGAASSCRAYWGPYAVSKAALEALVRTYAAETATTPVRAMLLNPGPLRTAMRKAAMPGEDPETLRTPEDLAPHIVRMASPDWSGSGTIFDFPTGQILTPQKPA